One window from the genome of Musa acuminata AAA Group cultivar baxijiao chromosome BXJ1-4, Cavendish_Baxijiao_AAA, whole genome shotgun sequence encodes:
- the LOC135672297 gene encoding protein JINGUBANG-like — translation MGRTGGEGRERSERQATFPSSPLCGRAHSPRIFPSVALSRSGRLAQSCFAFLFPFSYLYIHPVPLLQPLLLPASACCSSLRISSSYILLVQSFTCSSAILPLMGEGKDSSGGSGHGAMHANVPMPHSDPLIHHSSADDDYYARHSSSSATASSGYYSDHPTAASGDSSPFVMSPWHQSAPYPPCDPASADAAALPCTGLIGSLVREEGHIYSLAAIGDLLYTGSDSKNIRVWKNQKDFAGFKSSSGLVKAIVIAADRLFTGHQDGRIRSWRVSPKDATVHKRIGTLPRLKDVLRSSLNPSNYVEIRRNRSALWIRHSDAISCLSLNEEQGLLYSGSWDKTFKAWRISDSKCLESVVAHDDAVNSVVAAFDGLVFTGSADGTVKMWRREKHGKGTKHTLVETLLKQEFAVNSLVVSPTAPIVYCGSSDGLVNFWEGEHHPTHGGVLRGHKMAVLCLSAAGSLLLSGSADKTICVWRREGAAHTCLSVLSGHSSPVKCLAMETEAGSEENGGSYAAARWIVYSGSLDKSVKVWRVSEQAPLELEQSGAYRGSNSGGSSGGTGQAYGGSVGQEFEMPVEQLRAAA, via the coding sequence ATGGGAAGGACGGGTGGTGAAGGCCGCGAACGAAGTGAACGCCAGGCTACGTTCCCATCGTCCCCCCTTTGCGGCCGTGCGCATTCCCCGCGGATCTTCCCTTCCGTTGCGCTCTCTCGTTCCGGCAGGTTGGCGCAGTCATGTTTTGCCTTCCTATTCCCTTTCTCTTATTTATATATACACCCCGTCCCCCTTCTCCAACCTTTGCTCCTCCCAGCCTCCGCCTGCTGCTCTTCTCTTCGTATTTCTTCTTCATACATTCTTCTCGTCCAAAGCTTTACTTGTTCATCGGCCATTCTCCCCTTGATGGGGGAGGGAAAAGACAGCAGCGGTGGCAGTGGGCACGGAGCCATGCACGCCAACGTGCCGATGCCGCACTCGGACCCGCTCATTCACCATTCGTCAGCTGACGATGACTACTACGCGCGGCACAGCAGCTCCTCGGCCACCGCCAGCTCCGGGTACTACTCGGACCACCCCACGGCCGCGAGTGGTGACAGCTCCCCCTTCGTCATGTCCCCCTGGCATCAGAGCGCCCCTTATCCGCCCTGCGACCCCGCCTCCGCTGACGCCGCCGCGCTTCCCTGCACGGGGCTCATAGGCTCCCTGGTGCGGGAGGAGGGCCATATCTACTCGCTCGCCGCCATCGGCGACCTCCTCTACACGGGCTCCGATAGCAAGAACATCCGCGTGTGGAAGAACCAGAAGGACTTCGCCGGGTTCAAGTCTAGCAGCGGGCTTGTCAAGGCCATCGTCATCGCGGCCGACCGCTTATTCACCGGACACCAGGATGGCAGGATCCGGTCGTGGAGGGTGTCCCCGAAGGACGCCACCGTGCACAAGAGGATCGGAACTCTTCCCAGGCTCAAGGACGTCCTCCGGAGCTCTCTCAACCCGTCCAACTACGTCGAGATCCGCCGCAACCGCAGTGCGCTCTGGATTCGCCACTCCGACGCCATCTCGTGCCTCAGCCTAAACGAGGAACAGGGGTTGCTTTACTCCGGATCCTGGGACAAGACCTTCAAGGCGTGGCGGATCTCCGACTCCAAATGCCTGGAGTCCGTCGTTGCCCACGACGACGCCGTTAACTCCGTAGTGGCCGCCTTCGACGGGCTCGTCTTCACCGGGTCCGCTGACGGCACCGTCAAGATGTGGCGAAGGGAGAAGCACGGGAAGGGCACCAAGCACACGCTAGTGGAGACTCTCCTCAAGCAGGAGTTCGCCGTTAATTCGCTGGTAGTCAGTCCCACGGCGCCCATCGTCTACTGCGGCTCTTCAGATGGACTCGTCAATTTCTGGGAGGGGGAGCACCACCCGACCCACGGCGGGGTACTCCGAGGCCACAAGATGGCAGTGCTGTGCCTTTCCGCGGCCGGGAGCCTCCTGCTGAGCGGCTCCGCGGACAAGACCATCTGCGTGTGGAGGCGCGAGGGCGCGGCACACACCTGCCTGTCTGTGCTCAGCGGACACTCCAGCCCCGTCAAGTGCCTCGCGATGGAGACGGAAGCCGGCAGCGAGGAGAACGGTGGCAGCTACGCCGCCGCGAGGTGGATCGTGTACAGCGGCAGCCTCGACAAGTCGGTGAAAGTGTGGCGGGTGTCGGAGCAGGCGCCGCTGGAATTGGAGCAGTCGGGGGCATACCGGGGGAGCAACAGCGGCGGAAGCAGCGGTGGCACCGGACAAGCCTATGGTGGGTCGGTGGGCCAAGAATTCGAGATGCCGGTGGAGCAACTACGAGCCGCCGCATGA
- the LOC135672295 gene encoding salicylic acid-binding protein 2-like, translating to MNHGEGMGHGSCNKKHIILVHGACHGAWSWHKVTTQLRSAGYQVTVPDLAASGVDERRFQDLRTFTDYSLPLLDILACLPPGERVILVGHSLGGLNIALAMDRFPEKIAAAVFVTALMPDSVNPPSYVVDKLKKEKTMLFWSDTQFGLVGDEDKGPVSLLFGPKFLSKLYARSPPEDLTLARTLMRPSSFFLEDLGSMPPFSESGYGSVEKIYVVCAQDEILTEGFQRWMIENNPVKEVRELEDADHMPMFSTPKQLFQCLSDVADACA from the exons ATGAATCATGGAGAAGGAATGGGCCACGGGAGCTGCAACAAGAAGCACATAATTCTCGTCCATGGCGCTTGCCATGGAGCATGGTCTTGGCACAAGGTGACGACCCAGTTGAGGTCCGCTGGGTACCAGGTTACGGTGCCCGACCTCGCGGCCTCCGGCGTCGACGAGCGGCGGTTCCAGGACCTGCGAACATTCACCGACTACTCACTGCCGCTCCTGGACATATTGGCGTGCCTCCCACCTGGTGAGAGAGTCATTCTGGTAGGCCACAGCCTCGGAGGCCTCAACATAGCTCTGGCTATGGACAGGTTCCCTGAGAAGATCGCCGCCGCTGTCTTCGTCACCGCCTTGATGCCGGATTCAGTCAACCCGCCCTCCTACGTCGTCGACAAG cttaaaaaggaaaaaaccaTGTTATTTTGGAGCGACACACAATTTGGCTTGGTCGGGGACGAAGATAAAGGTCCCGTTTCCCTGCTATTCGGCCCCAAATTCTTATCCAAGCTTTACGCACGTAGCCCACCCGAG GATCTGACGCTGGCGAGGACCCTCATGaggccttcttccttcttccttgaaGACCTCGGGTCCATGCCTCCCTTCTCCGAGTCGGGTTACGGATCGGTGGAGAAGATCTACGTGGTGTGCGCTCAGGATGAGATCCTCACGGAAGGTTTTCAGCGCTGGATGATCGAGAACAACCCAGTGAAAGAGGTAAGAGAGCTGGAGGACGCTGACCATATGCCCATGTTCTCAACCCCGAAGCAGCTGTTTCAGTGCCTCTCGGATGTTGCCGATGCCTGTGCTTGA
- the LOC135672298 gene encoding uncharacterized protein LOC135672298, which produces MPTVAARFSLCGLIRRSWRSASPVLRALSSNASGNLCRGGLPRFHSPSLPTSKGNAVRIQGDEFWHMTKVLRLGPNDRVELFDGKGGLVEGCIQSVSRTGLDIIALQEPQVVDPQGVQWHIYAAFGTLKGGRADWLVEKCTELGASSVTPLLTERSHTITENRVERLERVVLAAVKQCQRLHQMTLNPPKKFQKLLPMVSNSKFAFLAVAEATPLMNVLSESTVEDSGLLIVGPEGDFTNEEVKLLIEAGATAVGLGPCRLRVETATVALLSTLMLWSDAQKLQFPLQ; this is translated from the exons ATGCCCACCGTGGCCGCTCGATTTTCGTTGTGTGGCCTCATCCGGCGCTCATGGAGGAGCGCCTCGCCGGTCCTCCGCGCCCTGTCTTCCAATGCATCTGGAAACCTATGTCGCGGCGGCCTTCCCCGCTTCCATTCCCCGTCCCTTCCTACCTCCAAG GGAAATGCTGTACGGATCCAAGGTGACGAGTTCTGGCACATGACGAAGGTGCTACGCCTGGGACCAAATGATAG GGTGGAACTCTTTGATGGTAAAGGTGGTCTGGTTGAAGGCTGCATACAGAGTGTAAGTCGGACTGGATTAGATATAATTGCTCTACAGGAACCCCAAGTCGTTGATCCTCAGGGTGTTCAGTGGCATATATATGCAGCTTTTG GAACCTTGAAAGGTGGTCGGGCAGATTGGCTGGTTGAGAAATGCACT GAACTGGGAGCGAGCAGTGTAACCCCCCTTTTGACAGAGCGATCTCATACGATTACAGAAAATCGGGTAGAAAGGTTGGAACGTGTTGTATTAGCTGCTGTTAAGCAAT gTCAGAGACTACATCAAATGACTTTAAATCCTCCTAAGAAATTTCAGAAACTTTTACCGATG GTTTCAAATTCAAAGTTCGCCTTTCTAGCTGTAGCAGAAGCAACTCCTCTAATGAATGTCCTATCCGAGTCAACTGTAGAAGACAGTGGACTTCTGATTGTTGGTCCAGAAGGGG ACTTCACGAATGAAGAGGTGAAACTATTGATAGAAGCAGGTGCTACTGCTGTTGGCCTTGGTCCATGCCGGCTACGAGTTGAGACAGCTACTGTTGCACTCCTATCGACTCTTATGCTGTGGTCTGATGCACAAAAACTTCAATTTCCCTTGCAGTG A
- the LOC135672293 gene encoding salicylic acid-binding protein 2-like: MSSVEGMGDGSCNKKHIILVHGACHGAWSWYKVTTLLRSAGYQVTVPDLAASGVDERRLEDLRTFTDYSQPLLDILACLPPGERVILVGHSLGGLNIALAMDRFPEKIAAAVFVTAFMPDSVNPPSYVIDKHKEEKPMLNWGDTQFGLVGDKDEGPASVLFGTEFLSKLYTRSPPEDLTLARTLVRPSSAFLEDRASMPPFSPSGYGSVEKIYVVCAQDEIIREGFQRWMIENNPVKEVRVLEDADHMPMFSTPKQLFQCLSDVADAYA; the protein is encoded by the exons ATGAGTTCTGTAGAAGGTATGGGCGACGGGAGCTGCAACAAGAAGCACATAATTCTCGTCCATGGCGCTTGCCATGGAGCATGGTCTTGGTACAAGGTGACGACCCTGTTGAGGTCCGCTGGGTACCAGGTTACGGTGCCGGACCTCGCGGCCTCCGGCGTCGACGAGCGGCGGTTGGAAGACCTGCGAACGTTCACCGACTACTCCCAGCCGCTCCTGGACATATTGGCCTGCCTCCCACCTGGTGAGAGGGTCATTCTGGTAGGCCACAGCCTCGGAGGCCTCAACATAGCGCTGGCTATGGACAGGTTCCCCGAGAAGATCGCCGCCGCGGTCTTCGTCACCGCCTTCATGCCCGATTCCGTCAACCCGCCCTCCTACGTCATCGACAAG CATAAAGAGGAGAAACCCATGTTAAATTGGGGCGACACACAATTTGGCTTGGTCGGGGACAAAGACGAAGGTCCCGCTTCCGTGCTATTTGGCACCGAGTTCTTGTCCAAGCTTTACACACGTAGCCCACCCGAG GACCTGACGCTGGCGAGGACCCTTGTGAGGCCTTCGTCTGCGTTCCTTGAAGACCGCGCGTCCATGCCTCCCTTCTCCCCGTCGGGATACGGATCGGTGGAGAAGATCTACGTGGTGTGCGCTCAGGATGAGATCATCAGGGAAGGGTTTCAGCGCTGGATGATCGAGAACAACCCAGTGAAAGAGGTGAGAGTGCTGGAGGATGCCGACCATATGCCCATGTTCTCAACCCCGAAGCAGCTGTTTCAGTGCCTCTCGGATGTTGCCGATGCCTATGCTTGA